A genomic window from Vitis riparia cultivar Riparia Gloire de Montpellier isolate 1030 chromosome 18, EGFV_Vit.rip_1.0, whole genome shotgun sequence includes:
- the LOC117905801 gene encoding malate dehydrogenase, cytoplasmic-like — translation MGGGTGSSEAPMIARRGRLGADQPMILHMLDIPPAAEGVVAITDVVEACTADNVAVMVVGWLLLTRQIQIALILKEFAPSIPEKSISCLKV, via the exons ATGGGTGGAGGAACTGGTAGTAGTGAGGCTCCCATGATTGCTAGGAGAGGGAGGTTGGGTGCTGATCAGCCTATGATTCTGCACATGCTGGATATCCCTCCTGCTGCAGAG GGTGTTGTTGCTATAACCGATGTTGTTGAGGCATGCACTGCGGACAATGTTGCTGTCATGGTTGTTGGCTGGTTGTTGCTAACCCGGCAAATACAAATTGCCTTAATCCTGAAGGAATTTGCACCATCAATTCCTGAGAAAAGCATTAGTTGTTTGAAAGTCTGA